In the genome of Deinococcus radiopugnans ATCC 19172, the window ACTGCAACTCCAGCAGCCCGAACTGGAGATCGCAATCCTCGGGACTCGCCACAACTCACGGCGACCGCTGGCCCGCGAAGCGCAGCAGGCCCTGATAGGGCGGCGAGTCCTGAGCCAGTGCGTGCGAGAACGGGAAATCTACAAGGCGGCCTTTAGTGTGCTGCCCACACCACTGGGCGACGATCAGGCTGTGTGGGCGGAGTGGCAGCGGTGAGCAGCCGTCCCTCGCTCAGTGCGGTCCCTGAGCAGAGCCAGGCAGCCACACCATCGGTCAGGCCCAACCCCAGACAGACGATGGTGCAGCTCAACGTTTCAATTCCGGTCTCTCTGCGTAAGGCGGCGAGGCTCAAGGCCCTGCAAGAAGAGCGTGAAATTGCCAGCGTGGTCAGAGAGCTGCTTGAGGGGTGGGTTGGAGACGACGCCACCAGGGAGGACACGAATGTGTAAAGACACACGGCCGAACGACGTGGGTGTCACTCAGGCGCTGCCAGACGATCCAGGTTTTAACTGCGCAGGCGATCTGCGAATTGCCGCGCAGGCATTTGCCCCCTGCACATGGGCACATCGGCGTCAGGATGACAATGATTCTGCCTGACCCCGGCCCGGTGCCCCGCCCGTTACCAAAGCCAGGCCGCACCGCACCGCAACTCGCCAGTGAGGTGGCGTGGGCGGTGGCCAAGCACGGCGCGCTCACCACCCGGCGGCTCATCCACACATACGGTCCCAAACCACTGTGGCAGGACCTGATTGAGCGGGGCCTGCTGCGTGAAGTGCTCACTCTCTACGGCCCGGTGATTGGACTTACCGATCAGGGCCGCCTGCGCGCCGCCGAACTTAACCGCAAGGCGTCCAGCAACATCTACATCCCCTATGTGTCGGGGGCGAGTAGCCTGGCAGACCGAGCCTATCTCATGGACGCTGTACAACACCTCGAGCGATTGGGCTACCAGTGGGACCACTACACCTACAAACGCGCAGGCCGGGTCGGACGGGCCGCCAGCACGGGCATCAAGCATACCGATCAGATTATTTGCACCACCATGCAGATCCCTGAACAACAGATGCGCGAGTTGCTGATCCATTACCGCCCACTGCGTCACCCCACCGGCAACGCCGGGTACCGTCCCGAGAAGCTCGGTTGCCCATCGTTGTACGCCACCGTGGCCCACGGGGGACTGTCGGCGGCCCGTGTCCGCCGCCTGCTGCGGGTTCACAAAAGCCATCTCGACGTTTGGCATTCACCCCTGTTGCTGGCTGTTCCCGATGCAGCCCCCCTGTTGCCTCTGGTGCGGAGCGTCAACAACAAGCATCGACTGAACATGGA includes:
- a CDS encoding ParA family protein, whose product is METPPLPNSRDLLTRAGTLVDLAVVPVAPNGLDVNQLRPTLEPLSELQLQQPELEIAILGTRHNSRRPLAREAQQALIGRRVLSQCVREREIYKAAFSVLPTPLGDDQAVWAEWQR